TCGCCGCCTCGATGAGCGCCACGGTGTCCGGATCCACGTCCGGCCCGTCCTGCACGTCCGCCATCTGCAGCACCCGGAAGGTGCCGTCCCCATGTCCGTCCCCACGGAAGCGCAAAGTCGTCATATGGCCCACTCTAACCCATCCGCAATCCAACCGCCCGGTATGGCGATTGGGATCTGTGACGCCGGCACGCCGCCGCGTAACCGCTATGTGGCATGGGCGCGGCGTTGGGATGCTGGAACGGTACGATGGAAGTTCGTTACGGATATGTAACGCAGTGATAGAGGAGCGCGTCGACTGCCCGGCATTCCCGCCGGCCGAAGGGGCGCGCCGATTCCAAGCAAAGGAGGAGTAATGGGTCAGGATCAATCGTCCGTGTTTGATCTCGCGGCCGTGGCCGCGGCGTCCAATGGGGGGAACAACGACCCGCTGCTGCCTCCGGCACGATTCATCGGCGATTCGCAGAAGCCCAGCCGTATGCCGTACAACAAGTACGCCTCATACAGCGAGCAGATCCCGTTTGATTACCCGGAGCGCACGTGGCCGGGTAAGCGACTGCAGCGCGCACCGCGCTGGTGCTCCGTCGATCTTCGCGACGGCAACCAGGCCCTCGTCAACCCGATGGATTCCGAGCGCAAGCTGCGCTTCTGGAACCTGCTCGTCTCCATGGGATTCAAGGAGATCGAGGTGGGCTTCCCGTCCGCATCCGAAACCGATTTCGACTTCATCCGCATGCTCATCGAGCGCGAGCTCATCCCGGACGATGTGACTATCGTGGTGCTCACCCAGTGCCGCGAGCACCTCATCCGCCGCACCTACGAGGCGCTGAAGGGCGCCAAGCGCGCCATCGTGCACTTCTACAACTCCGTGTCCGTGCTGCAGCGCGAAGTGGTGTTCAAGAAGAACAAGGAAGAGATCAAGAAGCTCGCCACCGACGCCGCTGAACTATGCAAGGACCTCGAATCCGAGGCCAAGGGCATCGACCTGTACTACGAGTACTCGCCGGAATCCTTCACCGGAACCGAGCCGGAGTACGCCGTTGAGGTGTGCAACGCCGTGATCGGCGTCATCAAGCCGACTCCCGAGCATCCGATGATCATCAATCTGCCCGCCACCGTGGAAATGACCACGCCGAACGTGTTCGCCGACGAAGTGGAGTACGTCTCCACCCACCTCGACGACCGTGATTCCGTGGTGCTCTCCCTCCACCCGCACAACGACGAAGGCATGGGCGTGGCCGCCACCGAGCTGGCCGTGCTGGCCGGCGCCGACCGCGTGGAAGGCTGCCTGCTGGGCAACGGTGAGCGCACCGGCAACGTTGACCTGGTCACGCTGGGCCTCAACTGGCTCACCCAGGGCATCGACCCGCAGCTCGACCTGTCCAACGTACCTGAGATCCGCAAGACGGTTGAGTACTGCAACCAGATCAAGATTTCCGAGCGCCATCCGTACGCCGGCAACTTCGTGTTCACCGCGTTCTCCGGCTCGCATCAGGACGCCATCAAGAAGGGTCTCGAGGCCCGTCAGGTGGCCGCCGAGCGCGCTGGCGCCGATCTCGACAGCTTCGTCTGGCTCGTGCCCTACCTGCCGATCGACCCGAAGGACATCGGTCGCACCTACGAGGCCATCATCCGCGTCAACTCGCAGTCCGGCAAGGGCGGCATGGCATACCTGCTCAAGACCAACCACAACCTTGACCTGCCGAAGCGCCTGCAGATCGAATTCGACAAGATCGTTCAGAACTTCGCCGACACCACCAAGAAGGAAGTCAAGGACGAGGACATCTGGCGCCTGTTCAAGGATGAGTACCTGCCGGTCGAACAGTCCGGCATGACCGCCGCCGGCGTGGTTGTGGGCGATACCCACGACGCTTCGCTTGCGCCTTGGGGCCGCCTGAAGCTGCTCAAGGTGTCCGTCAGCTCCGGTGAGGACGGTTCCGACACCGTGCTCAAGGCTCGCCTGCTCGACCGCGGCGTGAACGTTGGGGGCGAGCAGCCCGTGGAGCGCGAGGTGTCCGGCATCGGCAACGGTCCGATCGCCGCCTTCCTCAACGCCATCTCCAACTTCGGCGTGGACGCCTCGATTATGGACTATGTGGAGCACACCATGTCCGTGGGTACCGACGCCATGGCCGCCTCCTATGTGGAATGCCAGGTCGGTGAGGCTGACGACGCGCAGATCGTGTGGGGCGTGGGCATTGACTCGTCCATTACCACCAGCGCGCTGAAGGCGATTATCTCCGCCATCAACCGTTCCCAGCGCAACCGCTGAGGCCGCTGAGTCGCACATATAGTATTGGCTCCCCTCTCTGAGGGGAGCCAATACTATTGGGTCTCTCCCTCAGTCAGCTTCGCTAACGGCTCCCTCATCAGAGGGAGCCGTTGCTGCCATCAGAGGGAGCTGTGCTGCGGCTCCTACTGCTGCTGGGATTGCGGCTGCTGCGGGTCGGGCTTGGGCTGCGGGTCGGGCTTGGGCTGCTGCTCGACGTCGGTGTCGCCGTCCCCGCCACTGCTGGTACCCGGATAATTCGGGCATTCGGTGGAATAGCTCGGGTTGGCAAGGCACTGCTGGGCGAATTCCTGCTTCTGCTGGGCCTCGGCATCAGCCTGCTTCTTGGCTTCTTCCTCGGCCTTCCGCTTGGCTTCTTCCTCGGCCTGCTTCTTGGCCTCTTCGTCATCGGTGGTGGAAGAAGAGGAGCTCTGGCCGCCGCCCAAGCCCCACGTGCCGTCGGAGCCACCAATCTTGCCGCTGTCCTTAGGCGTGGTGAACTGCTCAACGGCGGTGCCCTGCAGCGCCTGAGTCATGTATTCCTCGAATAGGTGCGCCGGGTAGCCGGTGGAGGTGACGCCGTAGCCGCCGAATGCCGGCACAACCTGCGGGTTGCCGTCCGCATCCGGATTCCAAATGGCCCATACGTTCAACAGGCTGGGCGTGTAACCCACGAACGATGCCGCCAGCTCATCGTTGGCGGTACCGGACTTGCCGGCCACTTGGCGGCCGCCCAGCGCGCTGGACACGCCAGCGGCGGTGCCGTAGGTGGTGGTGCCCTGCATGGCCTTCTGCACCAGCGCGCAATCGTTGGCGTCAAACACCTGCTTGTTCTCGTTGGGTGCGTTATAGAGGTCCTTATTATCGGAGCTCAGCACCTTGTTCACCATGTGCAGGGTGTTCTTCACGCCATTGTTGGCGATGGTCGAATGCCCCTGCGCCAGATCCCACACGGTCAGCGCGTTGATGCCCAGCACGTTATACATGGAGCTGGTGTCGATCTCTCCCTCGATGCCCGCTTCATGCGCGATTTTCGCCGTGCGCTGCGGCGTAAGGTGTTCGTTGACGTTCATGAACACCGTGTTCACCGAGTTGGCGGTGGCCTGGTACAGGTTGATGTTGCCCCAGTTGATGTTCAGGGCGTTGTTGACCTCGGCGGTGATGCCGGAGAAATGCTGGTGCGAGTTGCCGTTGAACATCGTATCGAAGTTCACGCCGGACTGCGCGGCGCCCAGCAGCGCGAACGGCTTCATCGTGGAACCCGGCTCGAACATGGCCTGATCGGCGTTGTTGAGCTGCTGTGTGAGGTAATCCGAGCCGGCGTAGACCGAGACCACGGCGCCGGTCTTCTGTTCCACAGCGATGCCGCCCACCTGAATGCTCTCCGGCATGCCGTCCGCGCGCGTGTCTCCCACGGACTGCATCGCATCCTGCTTGACCTTGTCAATGGTGGTAACGATCTTATATCCGCCGGTGTCAAGATCTTCCTTGGTGAACGTCTTGGAAGCCACCAGCTCACGCCGCACCATATCCAGCAGGTATCCGTTGGGGCCGGCGTATTCGTTCTGCTGCGTCACGTCGGCGGTCTGCGGGAATTCGGCGGCCTTGTGATCCTTGGCGGTGATGTAGCCGTCTTCCTGCATGATGTTCAGCACGCGCTTGAATCGGGCCTTGGCCATATCGGGGTTGTCGGCCGGATCCCACGTAGAGGGGGAGGGGATGATGCCGGCGATCATCGCGGCTTCAGACAGCGTCAGATCCTTGGCGTCCTTGTTGAAATACGACTTGGCGGCGGCCTGGATGCCGTAGGAATTGCGGCCTAGGTAAATCGTATTCATGTAGTTGCACAGCACTTCATCCTTGGATTCGGTCTGCGCGATTTTGATGGCCATGATGGCCTCGCGGGCCTTGCCCACGTAGGAGGTGGTTTCGCCCATGTAGTAGCGTTCGGCATACTGCTGGGTGATGGTCGAGCCGCCCTGACGGGTGCCCTTGGTCACGTTGTTGATGAACGCGCGGGCGATGCCCTTGAGATCCAGGCCTTTATCCGTATAGAACGTGCGGTTCTCGGAGGCCACGATGGCGTTGCCTACATAGTCCGGCAGCCCCTCGCAAGAGATGATCTCGCGGTTCTGCTCGGCGTATGAGCCAATCGGCGTGGTGCCGTCGGCGTAATAGACGGTGGTCTTCTCCGCCAAGGCGAACTTCTCGGGCTGGGGCACCTCGGTGGTGGCATACAGGTATGCGAACACGCCGATACCGATTGCCAAGCCGAGTCCGATAAGGCCAAAGAATATGCCCAATACCCACTTGAGCACACGGTGGCCGCCATTCCTTTTATGGCTGGATGCGCGATGGGTGTTGGCCGGCTTGCGGCTCGTGTTATTCTTGCCGCGAGGGCCGCGGGGAGAGCTTGTTTTCGTGGTGCCTGCAGTCTTGCTCTGCGTGGCGCGAGGCTTACGGAGCGCGGGGCCGCGGTCTGACGAATGTGCACGACGTTTATATGAAGCCATGATTCCACCGTAACTGCTGGCCTTGAACAAACGTTTGACGTGAACGCTCTCAGGGCGAACACCAAGCGCGATTTTCCCGGAACTCTTACAATTGGGCACTATTCTGCGACTTGCATGGATATTGGCTGAAAGCCGTGGGCGCAGCGCCGGCCGGCACGCGGCAATGCCTAATAAAAAGGGCTTCCCGTCGCTCGTCCACCCATTTTCTTAAGCTTGACACAGCCTCCGCGTGGCGGTATGTCACCCAACTCCCCCAGGGCAGGAATGCAGCAAGGGTAAGTGGCCTCTGCCGGGTACGTGGAGGTTTTTCTTTTGTGCGGATTTGGCCCTGAGCGCGCGGCGATGCGGCGCACTGTCCGGGGCGCGGCCGTACAGTCGTGAATATGAATGACGCACAGAATCCTGTAATTCGTGATCCGCATGCGCCGGCCAGTATGGTGGGAGGCGCCTCTGATGCGCGCTCCGCCGCCGATAATGCAAGTGACCCGTTCGCCGCGTTGGGATCGGGCTCCGCTGCGGCAGGCGCGTCTTCAAACGTCATCGATCCGCTGGCCGGGCTTGGCTCGCCGGCTCGCGGACCGTCGCTTGGGCTTGATGATCTCGATCCGCTTGATTCCGGCGAGGTCGACCGTGGACTGGCCAAGCTCGACCCGTTGGCTGTGCGCCCGCGTATCTCCAGTCGCGTGCTGTGCGCCGTGTTCGGCCTGCTGCTGATCGCGGCGGGATTCGGCATCTGGTGGGTGTGCGTGTTCACCGAAGACGGCCAGTCGTATGACGAACTGGTCTGGAAGAACCTCGTGACCGGCGTGCCCGGCGCGGTCGGCGGCCTGATGTCGCTGGTCGCCCAATCATGGTTGGTCATCGCCATCAGCTGCCTGTTTGCGGTGATTGGTGTGGTTTCGGCGTTGGTGCATCGCCGTTGGTGGCTCGTCGGGCAGATCGTCGTGTTCGCCGTGGTGTGCCTGGCCGTCACTCGAATCAAGGGTGTGCTGCCGCGTCCGTTCATCATCAATACTGATTCTCCCGCAGCCAATTCCGCGCCTTCCGGGCACACGATGCTGGCCGCCGCCTGTGCGGTGATTCTGCTGCTCGCCGTGCCTCGTGTGGCGCGCGCGCTGGCGGGCATCATCGGCGTGATTTGGTCTTGGGCCGTCGGCGTATCCGTGATATACGGCCAATGGCACCGCCCCTCGGACGTGGCGATGTCAATACTGCTGGTGGCCGGTCTGGCGCTGATCGTACTGGTCTTCACCCGGACGTCCGGCATGGACGAGCCGGGCAGCCGCGTCTCTTCCGTGAGCGTGCAGATTGTTAGCAGCGTGCTGATCACCGGCGGCCTCCTACTGCTGGCATACAGCGCATACGTGATCTGGCAGGTGGTTCCGGGCCTGAATATCAGCGCGAGCTGGGCGGTGTCGGGTTCGATCGTCAGCGCCATCGTGGGCGTTGCCGGTGTTGCCGCGCTCACCTTCGGCCTGCTGCTGGCTTTGCGGCACATCACTGCCGCACCGCTGAGTCGATTGGGCCTCATCGGCGCGCCTCCAGCGCCTCCACAACGGTGATTTATGGCGCGTTGTGGCCGTAAATTTGGCAGTTGACCATGAGTCGTGAGTATTATGACGCCAGAAACACCGCGCGTTTCACACAATGAATAAGGAGTAGGGCATGGCTACCAAGCTCGTGATTGTGGAGTCCCCGACCAAGGCCCACAAAATCGGTGACTATCTGGGCAAGGGATACACCGTCATGGCATCGGTCGGCCATATTCGCGACCTTGCGCAACCCAGCCAGGTGCCCGCGGCCGATAAACCCAAGTTCGGCAAGTTCGGCGTGGACGTCAACGATGGGTTCAAGCCCTACTACATCGTGGATGGCGATAAGAAGCGCACGGTAAGCGAGCTGAAATCCGCCCTGAAGGGCGCCGACGAGCTCTATCTGGCGACTGATGAGGATCGCGAGGGCGAGGCCATCGCATGGCATCTGGTGCAGACGCTCAAGCCCAAGGTGCCGGTCAGGCGCATGGTGTTCCACGAGATCACCAAGGACGCCATCAACGCCTCGCTAAGCAAAACGCGCGATGTCGACAGCCATATGGTCGACGCTCAGGAGACCCGCCGTATTCTCGACCGACTCTACGGCTACGAGCTGTCCCCAGTGCTGTGGCGCAAGGTGGGGCCGGGCCTGTCCGCCGGCCGCGTGCAGTCCGTGGCCACCCGACTGATTGTGGAGCGCGAGCGCGAGCGTATGGCGTTCAAGCGTGCGCCTTACTGGGATGTCGTCGCCACGCTGGCCGCGCCTGACGCTTTGGGCGAGCGCACCGAGTTCGCGGCCCGCATGATCTCGTTGGGCGGCAAGCGACTCGCCGGATCCAAGGACTTCGGCTCGGATGGCCAGCTGACTCCCGATGGTTTTGCGGGCAGCGTTCGCCAGCTTGATGAGGCTTCAGCCACCGCCGTGGCCGAAGCGCTGAAGAATGCCGACTTCACCGTGATGTCGATGGAGACCAAGCCGTACCGCCGCCGCCCGCAGCCGCCGTTCACCACCTCCACCCTGCAGCAGACCGCGGGAAATCGCCTCGGGATGGGGTCTCGCGCAGTGATGCGTGCAGCACAGAGCTTGTACGAGAACGGCTACATCACATACATGCGAACCGATTCGGTGACGCTTTCGCAGGAGGCCATCACCGCCGCCCGCAACGCCGTCTCCTACCATTTCGGCGACAAGTTCCTCTCCGCCGAGCCCAAGCAGTACGCCACCAAAACCGCTGGCGCGCAGGAAGCCCACGAGTGTATTCGCCCGGCGGGATCCCGATTCCATGACCCCGATGAGCTGGCCTCCAAGCTGCCCATTGACCAACTGCGCCTGTACACGCTGATCTGGCAGCGCACGCTGGCATGCCAGATGGCCGACGCCACCGGATCGACCGCCACCGTGCGCCTGTCTGCGCCGGCTGGTCCCGCCGATGGTGAGGCTGTATTCCAGGCATCCGGCACAGTCATCGAATTTCCTGGCTTTATGAAGGCCACCGGCGAGGGCCGCAAGCCCAAACCCGCCGCAGCCGACGCGGCGGCCGCCGATAAGTCGGGTGCCAAGGCGACCAAGTCCGATGCCTCCGAATCCAATGCTTCCCTACCGCCGATGGAGGTGGGCCAGCGGGTCGAGGCTTCCGACATCGAGCCGGATGGCCACGAAACCCAGCCTCCGGCTCGATACACCGAAGCCACGCTGGTCAAGACGTTGGAAGCCAAGGAGATCGGCCGCCCGTCCACCTATGCCAGCATCATCTCCACGATTATGGATCGCGGCTATGTGTATGAGCGTGGCCGTGCGCTGATCCCCAGCTGGCTGGCATTCTCCGTGACCAAGCTGCTGGAAACGAACTTCCCCAAGCTGGTCGATTACACGTTCACCGCTGAGATGGAAAACGGCCTCGATCGCATTGCTCACGGCGAGGAGACTGGCCGGGATTGGCTGACCCACTTCTACTTCGGCTCCGGCGAGGGCGCGGCCCGCAATGCCGACGAAGCGCATGAAGGCCTGCAGCAGCAGGTGGCCCAGCTTGGCGAGATCGACGCCCGAGCCATCAACACCATTGACATCGGCGACGGCCTGCATGTGCGCGTTGGCCGGTACGGCCCGTATCTGGAAGATATGGAGCATCTGGATGCCGAAGGCAACCCGAAGCGTGCCTCCCTGCCGGACACCATCGCGCCGGACGAGCTGACCGTCGAAGTGGCTCATGATCTGACCGACAACCATTCCGGTGGCCCGCGCGAGCTGGGCAAGGACCCGGTTTCCGGCGGCACCGTGGAAGTGCGCAATGGTCGGTTCGGGCCGTATGTGGCGTTGGTGCCGCCTGAGGGTGCCGCCGATTCCGCCGCCGCTGCGCCGGCCGGCAAGAAGAGCTCCAAGAAGGCCGCGGCCGCTGCGTCGCGTCCGAGGATGGCCTCGCTGTTCAAGACCATGAGCCCCGAATCGCTCTCGTTGGAAGATGCGTTGAAGCTGCTGAGCCTGCCGCGCGAGGTGGGCAAGTATGAAGAAACCAACGCCGAGACCGGTGAGGTTTCCGAATGCACGGTGGCCGCCAACAACGGTCGCTATGGTCCGTATCTGACCAAGACGAGCGCCGACGGCAGGTCGGATACCCGTTCGTTGGGCTCCGAAGATGAGATCTTCACCGTGGACATTGACAAGGCCAAGGAGCTGTTCGCCCAGCCCAAGTACGGGCGTGGCCGCGGACGTGGCGCCGCCAAGCCGCCGCTGCGTGATTTGGGCAACGACCCGAACACCGGCAAGCATGTGACCATCAAGGATGGCCGCTTTGGCGCTTACATCACCGATGGCGAGACCAATCGCACGGTGCCGCGCCAATACACGCCGGAGTCGATTGCGCCGGAGGATGCGTTCCGTCTGCTTGCCGAAAAGCGCGCGGCTGGACCCTCCACCCGTGGCCGCCGCGGCCGTGAGCGTGCCGGTGCCGCGAAGTCGGGAGCCAGGGGAGCCAAGAAGGGCGCTGCTTCGGCTGCGACCAATGCCGCCGAGGCCAAGCGCGCCGGACGCCGTGCCGAGGTGAAGAAGCTGGCGAACAAGGGCTGGTCCAACCAGCGCATTGCCGAAAAGCTCAGCTCCACCGCCGCCACCGTGAAGAAGGATGTCGACTGGCTGACCGC
This sequence is a window from Bifidobacterium breve DSM 20213 = JCM 1192. Protein-coding genes within it:
- the leuA gene encoding 2-isopropylmalate synthase gives rise to the protein MGQDQSSVFDLAAVAAASNGGNNDPLLPPARFIGDSQKPSRMPYNKYASYSEQIPFDYPERTWPGKRLQRAPRWCSVDLRDGNQALVNPMDSERKLRFWNLLVSMGFKEIEVGFPSASETDFDFIRMLIERELIPDDVTIVVLTQCREHLIRRTYEALKGAKRAIVHFYNSVSVLQREVVFKKNKEEIKKLATDAAELCKDLESEAKGIDLYYEYSPESFTGTEPEYAVEVCNAVIGVIKPTPEHPMIINLPATVEMTTPNVFADEVEYVSTHLDDRDSVVLSLHPHNDEGMGVAATELAVLAGADRVEGCLLGNGERTGNVDLVTLGLNWLTQGIDPQLDLSNVPEIRKTVEYCNQIKISERHPYAGNFVFTAFSGSHQDAIKKGLEARQVAAERAGADLDSFVWLVPYLPIDPKDIGRTYEAIIRVNSQSGKGGMAYLLKTNHNLDLPKRLQIEFDKIVQNFADTTKKEVKDEDIWRLFKDEYLPVEQSGMTAAGVVVGDTHDASLAPWGRLKLLKVSVSSGEDGSDTVLKARLLDRGVNVGGEQPVEREVSGIGNGPIAAFLNAISNFGVDASIMDYVEHTMSVGTDAMAASYVECQVGEADDAQIVWGVGIDSSITTSALKAIISAINRSQRNR
- a CDS encoding transglycosylase domain-containing protein, coding for MASYKRRAHSSDRGPALRKPRATQSKTAGTTKTSSPRGPRGKNNTSRKPANTHRASSHKRNGGHRVLKWVLGIFFGLIGLGLAIGIGVFAYLYATTEVPQPEKFALAEKTTVYYADGTTPIGSYAEQNREIISCEGLPDYVGNAIVASENRTFYTDKGLDLKGIARAFINNVTKGTRQGGSTITQQYAERYYMGETTSYVGKAREAIMAIKIAQTESKDEVLCNYMNTIYLGRNSYGIQAAAKSYFNKDAKDLTLSEAAMIAGIIPSPSTWDPADNPDMAKARFKRVLNIMQEDGYITAKDHKAAEFPQTADVTQQNEYAGPNGYLLDMVRRELVASKTFTKEDLDTGGYKIVTTIDKVKQDAMQSVGDTRADGMPESIQVGGIAVEQKTGAVVSVYAGSDYLTQQLNNADQAMFEPGSTMKPFALLGAAQSGVNFDTMFNGNSHQHFSGITAEVNNALNINWGNINLYQATANSVNTVFMNVNEHLTPQRTAKIAHEAGIEGEIDTSSMYNVLGINALTVWDLAQGHSTIANNGVKNTLHMVNKVLSSDNKDLYNAPNENKQVFDANDCALVQKAMQGTTTYGTAAGVSSALGGRQVAGKSGTANDELAASFVGYTPSLLNVWAIWNPDADGNPQVVPAFGGYGVTSTGYPAHLFEEYMTQALQGTAVEQFTTPKDSGKIGGSDGTWGLGGGQSSSSSTTDDEEAKKQAEEEAKRKAEEEAKKQADAEAQQKQEFAQQCLANPSYSTECPNYPGTSSGGDGDTDVEQQPKPDPQPKPDPQQPQSQQQ
- a CDS encoding phosphatase PAP2 family protein translates to MVGGASDARSAADNASDPFAALGSGSAAAGASSNVIDPLAGLGSPARGPSLGLDDLDPLDSGEVDRGLAKLDPLAVRPRISSRVLCAVFGLLLIAAGFGIWWVCVFTEDGQSYDELVWKNLVTGVPGAVGGLMSLVAQSWLVIAISCLFAVIGVVSALVHRRWWLVGQIVVFAVVCLAVTRIKGVLPRPFIINTDSPAANSAPSGHTMLAAACAVILLLAVPRVARALAGIIGVIWSWAVGVSVIYGQWHRPSDVAMSILLVAGLALIVLVFTRTSGMDEPGSRVSSVSVQIVSSVLITGGLLLLAYSAYVIWQVVPGLNISASWAVSGSIVSAIVGVAGVAALTFGLLLALRHITAAPLSRLGLIGAPPAPPQR
- the topA gene encoding type I DNA topoisomerase, yielding MATKLVIVESPTKAHKIGDYLGKGYTVMASVGHIRDLAQPSQVPAADKPKFGKFGVDVNDGFKPYYIVDGDKKRTVSELKSALKGADELYLATDEDREGEAIAWHLVQTLKPKVPVRRMVFHEITKDAINASLSKTRDVDSHMVDAQETRRILDRLYGYELSPVLWRKVGPGLSAGRVQSVATRLIVERERERMAFKRAPYWDVVATLAAPDALGERTEFAARMISLGGKRLAGSKDFGSDGQLTPDGFAGSVRQLDEASATAVAEALKNADFTVMSMETKPYRRRPQPPFTTSTLQQTAGNRLGMGSRAVMRAAQSLYENGYITYMRTDSVTLSQEAITAARNAVSYHFGDKFLSAEPKQYATKTAGAQEAHECIRPAGSRFHDPDELASKLPIDQLRLYTLIWQRTLACQMADATGSTATVRLSAPAGPADGEAVFQASGTVIEFPGFMKATGEGRKPKPAAADAAAADKSGAKATKSDASESNASLPPMEVGQRVEASDIEPDGHETQPPARYTEATLVKTLEAKEIGRPSTYASIISTIMDRGYVYERGRALIPSWLAFSVTKLLETNFPKLVDYTFTAEMENGLDRIAHGEETGRDWLTHFYFGSGEGAARNADEAHEGLQQQVAQLGEIDARAINTIDIGDGLHVRVGRYGPYLEDMEHLDAEGNPKRASLPDTIAPDELTVEVAHDLTDNHSGGPRELGKDPVSGGTVEVRNGRFGPYVALVPPEGAADSAAAAPAGKKSSKKAAAAASRPRMASLFKTMSPESLSLEDALKLLSLPREVGKYEETNAETGEVSECTVAANNGRYGPYLTKTSADGRSDTRSLGSEDEIFTVDIDKAKELFAQPKYGRGRGRGAAKPPLRDLGNDPNTGKHVTIKDGRFGAYITDGETNRTVPRQYTPESIAPEDAFRLLAEKRAAGPSTRGRRGRERAGAAKSGARGAKKGAASAATNAAEAKRAGRRAEVKKLANKGWSNQRIAEKLSSTAATVKKDVDWLTANEGYERPAVIPKRG